A single genomic interval of Psychroserpens sp. NJDZ02 harbors:
- a CDS encoding GldL-related protein — protein MQPKIFGLLLRVCISVLLMGALFKIMHWPYATIVMLVSISGILLLYPLRFWFIREKSTMEYVKLALVVLWCLNYLTKVLHLYQLPLFFNIVLVLLFIWWFINEGETALNFRNIKIKGVLKIFYMAIAIIAIGCIVLGALFKIQHWSYSNLLFVIGMTITSILVTVDHFVRD, from the coding sequence ATGCAACCTAAAATATTTGGATTACTACTTCGTGTTTGTATCTCTGTTTTATTGATGGGGGCTTTGTTTAAAATAATGCATTGGCCTTATGCAACTATAGTAATGCTAGTGTCCATTTCAGGAATTTTATTGTTGTATCCGCTTAGATTTTGGTTTATCAGAGAAAAATCGACTATGGAATACGTTAAATTAGCACTAGTCGTATTGTGGTGTTTAAATTATTTAACAAAGGTATTGCACTTGTATCAATTGCCTCTGTTTTTTAATATTGTATTAGTACTACTGTTTATCTGGTGGTTTATTAACGAAGGCGAAACTGCACTTAATTTTAGAAACATTAAGATTAAAGGTGTTTTAAAAATCTTTTATATGGCTATCGCAATTATCGCTATTGGTTGTATTGTCTTAGGTGCTTTATTTAAAATTCAACATTGGTCTTACAGTAATTTATTATTTGTCATAGGCATGACGATCACTTCAATTTTAGTCACGGTAGATCATTTTGTTAGAGACTAA
- a CDS encoding ribonuclease R family protein, which produces MTKKKHRKPSNNKISNLTNTILSILKKDRNQSFNYKQIAAKLGVNDASSRNQIIKRLAKLKANAEIEEVDRGKFKAIANNEYHTGIFDAAQRGNGYVICDAFENDIYIASNNVNKALNGDEVELYVYKRRKQGKLEGEITNIIKRAKTEYVGIIQIHEKKNFAFVVVDGNKMKTDIFVPINKTLKAEDGDKVVVTMEEWPDKADSPNGRVIKVLGKAGEHNTEIHSILAEYGLPYEFPEDVEAYANNIDLNIQPEEIAKRRDMRKDLTFTIDPRDAKDFDDALSFTVLDDGLFEIGIHIADVSHYLKEGTVLDDEAYERATSVYLVDRVVPMLPEILSNGACSLRPHEEKYTFSAVFKINDKAEIKDQWFGRTVTYSDARFAYEEAQAIIENNVAFNKAEIISNPEKIDTSIPAEVSITDKAYNTTPEIAQAVLKLDELAKKMRGKRMQSGAISFDKVEVKFTLDEAANPIGVHFKTSKDANKLIEEFMLLANKKVSEFVSKMTPPKTFVYRVHDEPDESKLASLQGVAARFGHKLDFKSKAGVAASLNQLLSDVQGKKEQNLVDTLAIRTMSKAEYTTKNIGHYGLAFGDYSHFTSPIRRYPDVMAHRLLQRYLDGGTSANQEEYEEKCKHSSNMEYLATKAERDSTKYMQIRFMQDHQDEEFVGVISGATDWGIYIEIISNKCEGMVRIRDVKGDYYEFDQEQYAIIGRDTKTMYQLGDEVIVKVKNADLVKRHLDFDLIGKYEG; this is translated from the coding sequence ATGACAAAAAAGAAACACAGGAAACCTTCAAACAATAAGATTTCCAACCTTACAAATACAATTCTTAGTATTTTAAAAAAAGATAGAAATCAAAGCTTTAACTATAAGCAAATTGCTGCCAAATTGGGAGTTAATGATGCTAGTAGTAGAAATCAGATTATCAAACGATTAGCTAAGCTTAAAGCTAATGCTGAAATAGAAGAAGTAGATCGCGGTAAATTTAAAGCGATTGCTAATAACGAATACCATACAGGAATTTTTGATGCTGCACAACGTGGTAACGGTTACGTTATTTGCGATGCTTTTGAGAATGATATATACATAGCCTCTAACAATGTTAATAAAGCATTGAATGGAGATGAAGTAGAATTATACGTTTATAAACGCAGAAAACAAGGGAAGCTTGAAGGTGAGATTACTAATATTATAAAACGTGCTAAAACAGAGTACGTTGGTATTATTCAAATCCATGAAAAGAAAAACTTTGCTTTTGTAGTAGTGGATGGTAATAAAATGAAAACTGACATTTTTGTGCCTATTAATAAAACTTTAAAAGCCGAAGATGGTGATAAAGTGGTAGTTACTATGGAAGAATGGCCAGATAAAGCTGATTCTCCAAACGGTCGCGTGATTAAAGTTTTAGGAAAAGCAGGTGAGCATAATACTGAAATACATTCCATTTTAGCAGAATATGGTTTACCATACGAGTTTCCGGAAGATGTAGAAGCGTATGCTAATAACATTGATTTAAACATCCAGCCAGAAGAAATAGCAAAACGTCGCGACATGCGTAAAGATTTAACCTTTACAATTGATCCGAGAGATGCTAAAGATTTTGATGATGCTTTATCATTTACCGTTTTGGACGATGGTTTATTTGAGATTGGTATCCATATCGCAGATGTATCGCATTATTTAAAAGAAGGTACCGTTTTAGATGACGAAGCCTATGAACGTGCAACGTCTGTGTATTTAGTCGATCGTGTCGTACCAATGTTACCTGAGATTTTATCAAACGGAGCATGTTCTTTGCGTCCACATGAAGAAAAATACACCTTTTCCGCAGTATTTAAAATAAATGATAAAGCCGAAATTAAAGACCAGTGGTTTGGACGCACAGTAACGTACAGTGATGCACGTTTTGCTTATGAAGAAGCCCAGGCCATTATAGAAAATAATGTTGCGTTTAATAAAGCTGAAATTATTTCTAATCCAGAAAAGATTGATACTAGCATTCCTGCAGAAGTGTCTATAACCGATAAAGCTTATAATACAACACCAGAAATTGCACAGGCGGTTTTAAAACTGGACGAACTGGCTAAAAAAATGCGTGGTAAACGTATGCAATCAGGAGCGATTAGTTTTGATAAAGTAGAGGTTAAATTTACTTTAGATGAAGCAGCTAATCCAATAGGCGTACATTTTAAAACAAGTAAAGATGCCAATAAGTTAATAGAAGAATTTATGCTTCTAGCTAACAAAAAAGTATCGGAATTTGTATCAAAAATGACCCCACCAAAAACATTTGTGTACCGTGTGCATGATGAGCCAGATGAAAGTAAACTAGCGTCTTTACAAGGTGTAGCTGCTAGATTTGGTCATAAATTAGATTTTAAAAGTAAAGCAGGTGTTGCAGCCTCTTTAAACCAGTTATTATCTGATGTACAGGGTAAAAAAGAACAAAATTTAGTAGATACTTTAGCCATTAGAACCATGTCTAAAGCAGAGTATACGACCAAAAACATAGGACATTACGGATTAGCATTCGGAGATTACTCTCATTTTACGTCACCAATTAGGCGTTATCCTGATGTGATGGCGCACAGATTGTTACAACGTTATTTAGATGGCGGTACAAGTGCTAATCAAGAGGAATATGAAGAGAAGTGTAAACATTCTAGTAATATGGAATATTTAGCAACTAAAGCAGAACGCGACTCGACTAAATACATGCAGATTCGATTTATGCAAGATCACCAAGATGAAGAATTTGTTGGTGTTATTTCTGGAGCTACAGATTGGGGAATTTATATCGAAATTATCTCAAACAAATGTGAAGGTATGGTGCGAATTAGAGATGTCAAAGGGGATTATTACGAATTTGATCAAGAACAATATGCTATTATTGGTCGTGATACTAAGACAATGTACCAATTAGGAGACGAAGTTATTGTTAAAGTGAAAAATGCAGATTTAGTAAAACGTCATTTAGATTTTGATTTAATAGGAAAATACGAAGGATAA
- a CDS encoding head GIN domain-containing protein: MKNLLLAVFFLSTTFLVAQNPINKNVGDFNEVKIFDLIKVSLVKSDENKVMITGENADDVEIIIKNNLLKVRMKIDRSFDGTKTFVAIHYTDISLIDANEGSKVVGNELITQDSIELRAQEGASIVVGLDVDRVTVRAVSGGIVETRGKAMSQDITLNTGGIYEGRDFETKNTKVKVRAAGEAEVKASNSVDARITAGGTIDIYGNPNTVSKKQTFGGKIRVRDN, translated from the coding sequence ATGAAAAATTTATTACTTGCAGTTTTCTTTTTAAGTACTACTTTTTTAGTAGCACAGAATCCTATAAATAAAAATGTTGGAGATTTTAATGAAGTAAAAATCTTTGATTTAATTAAAGTTAGCCTGGTTAAATCTGACGAGAATAAAGTTATGATTACTGGAGAAAATGCTGATGATGTAGAAATTATTATCAAAAATAACTTGCTTAAAGTGCGTATGAAGATTGATCGTAGCTTTGACGGGACTAAAACATTTGTTGCTATACATTACACGGATATAAGTCTTATTGATGCTAATGAAGGTTCAAAAGTGGTGGGTAACGAGTTGATCACACAAGACAGTATTGAGCTTCGTGCACAAGAAGGGGCATCTATCGTTGTTGGTTTAGATGTCGATAGAGTGACTGTAAGGGCTGTTTCTGGTGGAATTGTAGAAACTAGAGGTAAAGCCATGTCTCAGGATATTACGCTTAATACAGGCGGTATTTACGAGGGGCGCGATTTTGAAACTAAAAATACAAAGGTTAAAGTAAGAGCTGCAGGAGAAGCGGAAGTAAAAGCAAGTAATTCTGTGGATGCACGTATTACTGCCGGTGGAACCATAGATATCTACGGAAACCCTAATACGGTTTCCAAAAAACAAACTTTTGGTGGTAAGATTAGAGTAAGAGATAATTAG
- a CDS encoding ribose-5-phosphate isomerase: MANTQYHIYVVELSKKVFSQNTKFRAANPQFNGVLECLYVGMTSKTPKERFLQHKTGYINKKGHKLSSNIVEKYGSYLRPSLYNHIGPISTRAEALKMEETLALELRRQRYAVWFN, encoded by the coding sequence ATGGCTAACACACAATATCATATTTATGTCGTCGAGTTATCTAAAAAAGTATTCAGTCAGAATACTAAGTTTAGAGCAGCTAATCCGCAATTTAATGGTGTTTTAGAGTGTTTATATGTTGGTATGACTAGCAAAACACCTAAAGAGCGTTTTTTACAGCACAAAACAGGTTATATTAATAAAAAAGGACATAAACTATCGTCTAACATTGTTGAAAAATATGGTTCTTATCTAAGACCCAGTTTATATAATCACATTGGACCAATTAGTACTAGAGCAGAAGCTTTAAAAATGGAAGAAACCCTAGCTTTAGAGTTAAGAAGACAACGCTATGCCGTTTGGTTTAATTAA
- the rpiB gene encoding ribose 5-phosphate isomerase B, translating into MKISIGNDHAGTDYKFVILKHLESKGYIVNNYGTDANDSVDYPDFVHPVADDVANDTADFGILICGSANGVAMTANKHQKVRAGVCWTKEITELTRRHNNANIICIPARYTSVQQAVAMVDTFLETKFEGGRHQNRVDKIPVGC; encoded by the coding sequence ATGAAAATATCAATAGGAAATGACCACGCAGGTACAGATTATAAATTTGTTATCCTTAAACATTTAGAATCAAAAGGTTACATTGTTAATAACTATGGAACGGACGCTAATGACAGTGTAGATTACCCAGATTTTGTACATCCAGTTGCAGACGATGTGGCTAACGATACAGCTGATTTTGGAATTTTAATTTGTGGTAGCGCCAATGGTGTTGCTATGACTGCTAATAAACATCAAAAGGTAAGAGCTGGTGTTTGCTGGACCAAAGAGATTACAGAGTTAACAAGACGGCATAATAATGCTAACATTATATGTATACCAGCGCGATATACATCCGTACAACAAGCAGTAGCCATGGTAGATACGTTTTTAGAGACTAAATTTGAAGGCGGACGTCATCAAAATCGTGTGGATAAAATACCAGTGGGCTGTTAA
- a CDS encoding GNAT family N-acetyltransferase — protein MIEVKVKTFAELTTQELYDVLQLRSEVFVVEQDCVYQDIDGKDQKALHVIGFKNKKVVAYTRLFKPGDYFELASIGRVIVDKAQRQYKYGYDIMNASIDAVKTHYNQTEIKISAQSYLKRFYGNLGFKEIGDAYLEDGIPHIGMIYKK, from the coding sequence ATGATAGAAGTAAAAGTAAAAACCTTTGCCGAATTAACGACACAAGAGTTATATGACGTATTGCAACTACGAAGCGAAGTTTTTGTGGTCGAGCAAGACTGTGTGTATCAGGATATTGACGGTAAGGATCAAAAAGCATTACATGTTATTGGTTTTAAAAACAAAAAAGTTGTGGCTTACACACGACTCTTTAAGCCAGGAGATTATTTTGAATTAGCAAGTATTGGACGCGTCATTGTTGATAAAGCACAACGTCAATATAAGTATGGTTATGATATTATGAATGCGTCTATCGATGCTGTAAAAACACATTATAATCAAACTGAAATTAAAATATCTGCACAGAGTTATTTGAAGCGTTTTTATGGAAATCTAGGGTTTAAAGAAATTGGCGACGCGTATCTTGAAGATGGTATCCCGCATATTGGTATGATTTATAAAAAATAA
- a CDS encoding LysE family translocator, with protein sequence MFDDILTAIPFGIILSFTVGPVFFVLLETSATKGVRSALIFDAGVILADILFILVAFFSTEKLVGKIENDPNFIIFGGVLLFIYGLISFIKTSRSFRSIVKEYHKVEIQKDYGKLFIKGFLLNFINIGVLLGWLGFIVLASKITTSENGVLVFITTMIVSYFVTDLVKIVAAKRLKNKLTPRLIFKTKKIIALVILGFGILILAQGFFPEEKEKLKERFEQINPL encoded by the coding sequence ATGTTCGACGATATACTTACAGCTATTCCTTTTGGTATTATACTTTCTTTTACCGTAGGACCTGTTTTTTTCGTATTATTAGAAACTAGTGCTACTAAAGGGGTTAGAAGTGCATTAATCTTTGATGCCGGTGTTATTTTGGCCGATATTTTATTTATTCTTGTTGCTTTTTTTAGTACTGAAAAACTAGTTGGTAAAATAGAAAATGATCCTAATTTTATCATCTTTGGTGGTGTGCTGTTATTCATTTATGGATTAATTTCATTTATAAAAACTTCTAGATCTTTCCGTTCGATTGTCAAAGAATATCATAAAGTTGAAATTCAGAAAGATTACGGTAAACTTTTTATAAAAGGTTTTTTACTCAACTTTATAAACATTGGTGTCTTATTAGGATGGTTAGGATTTATTGTTTTGGCTAGTAAAATTACAACTTCAGAAAACGGAGTTCTAGTGTTTATAACTACTATGATTGTATCGTATTTTGTGACAGACTTAGTTAAAATTGTGGCTGCAAAACGATTAAAAAATAAGTTAACACCTAGATTAATCTTCAAAACTAAAAAGATCATTGCTTTAGTAATTTTAGGATTTGGTATTTTAATATTAGCGCAAGGCTTTTTTCCAGAAGAAAAAGAAAAACTTAAAGAAAGGTTCGAGCAGATTAATCCATTATAA
- a CDS encoding YbjQ family protein has product MILTTTNSIEGFKILEYKGIVTGVSVNVRKASFTFRMDKYYDSIKTTIDEAKEDAFQVLSDNAKKLNANAVVGINLDLETNPSLAMTMISLTGTAVIVVEDK; this is encoded by the coding sequence ATGATTTTAACAACAACAAACTCAATAGAAGGTTTTAAAATATTGGAGTACAAAGGGATAGTTACTGGTGTAAGTGTCAATGTAAGAAAAGCATCGTTTACTTTTAGAATGGATAAGTATTACGATTCTATAAAAACAACTATTGATGAAGCTAAAGAAGACGCTTTTCAAGTATTATCTGATAACGCTAAAAAATTAAATGCTAATGCTGTTGTTGGAATTAATTTGGATTTAGAAACTAACCCAAGTTTAGCAATGACAATGATATCATTAACAGGAACCGCTGTAATTGTGGTTGAGGATAAATAA
- a CDS encoding cation diffusion facilitator family transporter, producing MGPDHAHSHTHNHNDLKGRNLIISILLNIVITVAQVIGGLLSGSLALLSDALHNFSDVLSLIVSYIANRLSKKEASLQRTFGFKRAEILAAFINAATLIIVAILLIIEAIKRVQAPQEIQSNLVIWLSILGILANGFSVLLLKKDSQANMNMRSAYLHLLTDMLASVAVLIGGILMKFYQVYWIDSALTLAIAIYLIWMGFDLLKASTKVLMLFTPETIPIDQIVKEINAFAEIKNVHHIHVWQLNEDETHFEAHIDFEQDITLTQFDKILHEVENLLLNKFDINHVNIQPEYGKDDIKDVIVQD from the coding sequence ATGGGACCTGATCATGCACATAGTCACACGCATAATCACAACGACTTAAAAGGTCGTAACCTTATTATATCTATACTTTTAAATATAGTAATTACTGTAGCTCAGGTTATTGGAGGATTACTATCAGGAAGTTTGGCGCTGTTAAGTGATGCATTACATAATTTTAGTGATGTACTCTCTTTAATTGTAAGCTACATTGCTAATAGATTATCAAAAAAAGAGGCGTCTTTACAACGGACGTTTGGTTTTAAACGTGCCGAAATTTTAGCAGCATTTATAAATGCCGCTACCTTAATAATAGTCGCTATTTTGTTAATAATTGAAGCTATTAAACGCGTTCAGGCTCCACAGGAGATACAAAGTAATTTAGTTATATGGTTATCTATTTTAGGGATTTTAGCTAATGGCTTTAGTGTCTTACTATTAAAAAAAGATAGTCAGGCTAATATGAACATGCGTAGTGCTTATCTACACTTATTAACAGACATGTTAGCAAGTGTTGCTGTATTGATTGGTGGTATATTAATGAAATTTTACCAAGTCTACTGGATTGATAGTGCATTAACCTTAGCTATAGCGATTTATCTAATTTGGATGGGCTTCGATTTATTAAAAGCATCTACTAAAGTGTTAATGCTATTTACACCAGAGACGATTCCTATAGATCAAATTGTAAAAGAGATTAACGCTTTCGCGGAAATTAAAAACGTGCACCATATACATGTATGGCAATTAAATGAAGATGAAACTCATTTTGAAGCCCATATCGATTTTGAACAGGATATCACATTAACACAATTTGATAAAATATTACATGAAGTGGAGAATTTATTGCTTAATAAATTTGATATTAACCATGTTAACATCCAACCGGAATATGGAAAAGATGATATAAAAGATGTCATTGTACAGGATTAA